One stretch of Equus caballus isolate H_3958 breed thoroughbred chromosome 24, TB-T2T, whole genome shotgun sequence DNA includes these proteins:
- the CALM1 gene encoding calmodulin-1: protein MADQLTEEQIAEFKEAFSLFDKDGDGTITTKELGTVMRSLGQNPTEAELQDMINEVDADGNGTIDFPEFLTMMARKMKDTDSEEEIREAFRVFDKDGNGYISAAELRHVMTNLGEKLTDEEVDEMIREADIDGDGQVNYEEFVQMMTAK from the exons ATG GCTGATCAGCTGACCGAAGAACAGATCGCTG aattcaAGGAAGCTTTCTCCCTATTTGACAAAGATGGCGATGGCACCATCACAACGAAGGAACTTGGAACTGTCATGAGGTCACTGGGTCAGAACCCAACAGAAGCCGAGCTGCAGGACATGATCAACGAAGTGGACGCTGACG gtAATGGCACCATTGACTTCCCAGAATTTTTGACTATGATGgctagaaaaatgaaagatacaGACAGCGAAGAAGAAATCCGTGAGGCATTCCGAGTCTTTGACAAG GATGGCAACGGTTACATCAGTGCGGCAGAACTACGTCACGTCATGACAAACTTAGGAGAAAAACTAACAGATGAAGAAGTAGATGAAATGATCAGAGAAGCAGATATTGACGGAGACGGACAAGTCAACTATGAAG AATTCGTACAGATGATGACTGCAAAATGA